One genomic window of Cannabis sativa cultivar Pink pepper isolate KNU-18-1 chromosome 2, ASM2916894v1, whole genome shotgun sequence includes the following:
- the LOC115721407 gene encoding uncharacterized protein LOC115721407, whose amino-acid sequence MRPVILFQGYSSTTGSGYSTAVTGESITDGVQSEVTYTICKGHTSLMNTIDINQSANININLLGSADEKMNFLRNLNITEKSLAIVVVARKVEGKRVQTNARLASDIAVPISDVSEFFFHYGDAYVSSITTGGEYIGVYSFHTETENESVKLELELKANGVFKFGTLGADFQVRLESAVENSQSKVSFKQMILGVKDSELPKREDMVEFARKFPSQTLNAPKVLAFETTGYEHVVGVGHGFDPIAINRNKLVGTGSRDLGLAGELGKVTQLINQIHEIQSIYDFYGGYSDPKLREVAVQAKQDLASLQRIFSAFDSNPIQDLSIPHLPSLSKGTPRIQYTISFSPEFGRRGAQEPKTPFDLFIGYDEYIKNKTKITGIQMRSDTRVNNIIVDFESTVGRHRESYGKAEGGWSKKLLLGSDDFIKKIEIRSDRDVDQLGFYVDLKNNRWVVSGGNGGKDHTFVVGDGSFILGFRGFYSNIIDQIDFVYATFHPAKWSAS is encoded by the coding sequence atgaggcCAGTCATACTTTTCCAAGGCTATTCGAGCACGACTGGAAGTGGTTACTCCACCGCAGTCACCGGAGAAAGCATCACCGACGGCGTCCAAAGTGAGGTTACCTACACCATTTGCAAGGGTCACACTTCACTCATGAACACCATCGACATCAACCAGTCAGCAAACATCAACATCAATCTTCTGGGATCAGCAGATGAGAAGATGAATTTTTTAAGGAATCTGAATATAACAGAGAAAAGCTTGGCCATCGTTGTGGTTGCTCGAAAAGTGGAAGGAAAGAGGGTTCAGACCAACGCTCGATTGGCATCTGATATCGCTGTTCCGATCAGTGATGTAAGCGAATTCTTTTTCCATTATGGAGATGCATATGTTTCCTCGATCACCACAGGAGGGGAATATATTGGAGTGTACTCATTCCACACAGAAACTGAAAATGAAAGTGTGAAGTTGGAGTTGGAGCTGAAGGCCAATGGAGTATTCAAGTTCGGCACACTTGGTGCTGATTTTCAAGTGAGATTGGAATCCGCCGTTGAAAATTCTCAGTCAAAGGTTTCATTCAAGCAAATGATTTTGGGGGTTAAAGACAGTGAGTTGCCCAAAAGAGAAGACATGGTTGAGTTTGCGCGCAAGTTTCCGAGCCAGACACTTAATGCGCCTAAAGTTCTTGCATTTGAAACAACTGGATATGAACATGTTGTCGGTGTCGGCCATGGTTTTGATCCCATCGCAATAAACCGGAATAAATTAGTGGGTACGGGATCTAGAGATCTGGGCTTGGCAGGGGAATTGGGTAAGGTAACCCAATTGATCAACCAAATTCACGAAATACAATCCATCTACGATTTTTACGGTGGATATAGTGACCCTAAGCTAAGAGAGGTAGCCGTACAAGCAAAACAGGATTTGGCATCACTGCAAAGAATCTTTTCAGCTTTTGATAGCAATCCAATCCAAGATCTCAGCATACCCCACTTGCCTTCCCTTTCCAAAGGTACGCCGCGGATCCAATACACGATTAGTTTCTCACCGGAGTTTGGTCGACGAGGTGCTCAAGAACCCAAGACCCCATTTGACTTGTTCATTGGGTACGATGAGTACATCAAGAACAAAACGAAGATTACCGGGATTCAAATGCGAAGCGATACTCGTGTGAATAACATCATCGTTGATTTTGAATCGACTGTGGGAAGACACAGGGAGAGTTATGGGAAAGCCGAGGGAGGGTGGAGTAAAAAGCTGTTGTTGGGAAGTGATGATTTTATCAAGAAAATTGAGATCAGATCTGATCGAGATGTTGATCAACTCGGGTTCTATGTGGATCTAAAAAATAATAGATGGGTAGTGAGTGGTGGCAATGGAGGAAAAGATCACACCTTTGTGGTGGGTGATGGTAGTTTCATTCTGGGATTTAGGGGGTTTTATTCAAACATAATTGACCAGATTGACTTCGTCTATGCCACGTTCCACCCGGCCAAATGGTCAGCCTCGTAA